A DNA window from Camelina sativa cultivar DH55 chromosome 17, Cs, whole genome shotgun sequence contains the following coding sequences:
- the LOC104756106 gene encoding ESCRT-related protein CHMP1A has translation MGNTDKLMNQIFELKFTSKSLQRQSRKCEKEEKSEKLKVKKAIEKGNMDGARIYAENAIRKRSEQMNYLRLSSRLDAVVARLDTQAKMATITKSMTNIVKSLESSLATGNLQKMSETMDSFEKQFVNMEVQAEFMENAMAGSTSLSTPEGEVNSLMQQVADDYGLEVSVGLPQPAGHAIPTKTEEKVEEDDLSRRLAELKARG, from the exons ATGGGTAATACGGACAAGCTGATGAACCAAATCTTTGAATTGAAATTCACGTCAAAGTCTCTGCAGAGGCAATCGAGGAAGTgcgagaaagaggagaagtCGGAGAAGCTCAAGGTGAAGAAAGCCATTGAGAAAGGTAACATGGATGGTGCTCGGATCTATGCCGAGAACGCTATTCGCAAGCGCAGCGAGCAGATGAACTACCTTCGTCTCTCCTCTCGCTTGGACGCTGTTGTTGCTCGCCTTGATACTCAGGCCAAGATGGCCACCATCACCAAATCTATGACTAACATTGTCAAATCCCTCGAATCTTCTCTTGCCACCG GCAACTTACAGAAGATGTCAGAGACAATGGACTCGTTTGAGAAACAGTTTGTGAACATGGAAGTTCAAGCTGAGTTCATGGAGAATGCAATGGCTGGCTCGACTTCATTGTCGACTCCAGAGGGAGAAGTTAACAGCTTGATGCAGCAAGTAGCAGATGATTACGGTCTTGAAGTTTCTGTTGGACTGCCTCAGCCTGCTGGTCATGCTATTCCTACCAAGACTGAAGAGAAAGTTGAGGAGGATGATTTATCCAGGAGACTCGCTGAGCTTAAAGCCAGAGGGTAA